The genomic window TGCCCTACACTTCTTCATTAACGGCATTGACCAGGGTGAGGGGACGCCCAGAGCCGGCCACCGGCCCTGGCTTTTGGGGGCGGGGACTCCGGACCTCCTCGTTCTGCCTCTCTTTGATGTTGTTCCCCCCTCTTTCCCCCCCACCCAGGCGTGGCTACCCCACTGACGCCCCCAGTGGTGTACGGTGTGGTGGACTTGTACGGGATGGCCGTGAAGGTGACCATCGTCCATAACAACAACCACAGCGACCGCCTGCGCCGGAACAATGCCATCCTGCGGGCACTGTCTCCAGAGGGTGCCCTCCGCCGCGCCGCCCCCACCGCCCAGGCTGAGCCGGAGCGCCTGCTTTTCCACCCCAACTGCGGGCAGAAGGCAGCTATCACCCACGAGGGACGCACTGCCCTGAGGCCCCAGTATGGCccatggggtggggagaagcctGCAGAAGGGGCTCTGTTGggattggggggcggggggtggagaaACAAGAGGCGGAGGGATTCTGACCTGGGGAGCTCGGGCCGGCGAGCTGGGAGCCTCGCACCAGCGAGCAGGGAGCCTTGCGGAGAGTGGAGTTTCTCTGGTTGACTTCAAGCAGTGAGCATCAGGCAGGCATCGCTGGCTAAGTTGGGCATGCTCAGAGAGCGGGTTCATACCTGAGTCCCCGTTCGCTGTCCTCAGTGCCACCGATGACTTCAACCACGGCGTGGTGCTGAGCAGTCGGGCCCTGCGGGATGGAGAGGTGTTCCAGGTGCGCATAGACAAGATGGTGGACAAGTGGGCTGGCTCCATTGAGATTGGGGTCACCACCCACAACCCCGCCTACCTCCAGCTGCCCTCCACCATGACCAACCTGCGCTCTGGTGAGCTCCCAGGAAGGGCAGGGCCAGGAGAGGGTCCCAGGGAGGGAGCTGTCCCCAGAGCCCTGACACTGGGTCCCCAGCTGGGTCGTTCCTGATCCTACTGGTGACTACTGTTTTAGGGGCGGAGCGCTGCCATGTGGACTGGGCCTGTGGGGTACGGGGACGTGCATTTTTCTTGCCCGGCCCTGGGAAGAGAGCTGACCTCACACAGGGCAGGCTGGGCCAGCAGCCTTGAGGAGAGACATGGGGACTGCTGTGCAGCATAGTGGAGCCCTGGTTCCCGCTCATGTCCTCTACCACTCCTTGTCGCCCTAGGGACGTGGATGATGACCGGGAACGGGGTGATGCACAACGGGACGACCATCTTAGACGAATATGGGCACAACCTGGACCGCCTCAAGGTGGGAGAGTGGGGGCACCGCCGGGGTGCGGTGCGCAGGGAGTGGGGCAGGCGGGGCTGCCGTCGGACCAGCCCCCCCCGGAACTCTGCCTGACTCCTCACTCCAGCCCCCCTTCTTCCAAGGCAGGGGACACGGTGGGCGTGGTGCGGCGGGAGGATGGGACTCTGCACTTCTTTGTCAACGGGATGACTCAGGGCCCTGCAGCCTGGAACGTGCCCCCGGGCGTCTACGCTGTCGTGGATCTGTATGGCCAGGCAGCCCAGGCCACCATTGTGGACGACGTGGGTGAGGGCCAGGgccggggctgggcggggggtggcctcagggggcCTCAGAGACCACTGCAGCCTCACGTGCTCCATCTCCTCTCCCAGAAGTGCCCCCCGTGCCTGAGCCGCTCCCTGAAGGGAACAACCAGGTGTCCCCCAGCTCCCCATCGTCAGGCGCCGGGGGCTCCGACCTGCGCTTCCACCAGCTGCACGGCAGTAACGCCGTCATCACCAATGGGGGCCGCACAGCGCTCCGCCACAACTGCCGCAGCGAGTTCAACGATGCCATTGTCATCTCCAACCGGTCAGTGTCAGTGCTGGCTCGGCCCCCGCCTCCCGCTGCCTGGCCTCGGCCACCCGCGCGGGGCCCGTCTGATGGCCACCGTGTCCCTGGCAGGGCCCTGCGGGACGGAGAGCTGTTCGAGATTGTCATTCAGAAGATGGTGGACCGCTGGTCAGGCTCCATTGAGGCTGGTGAGAGGCACGGGCATGTGTGTGTGCCAGAGTGGTGCGGGCTGCCTGTTGCCGGGGGCTTGGCTCTGACCCCCGCCGGCCTCCTCCTAGGGGTGACTGCTATTCGGCCGGAGGACCTTGAGTTTCCCAACACCATGACAGACATCGACTACGACACCTGGATGCTGAGGTTCGGCTCCTGGGCTCAGGGGCGGCCGGGCAGGCTGGGTGGCGCCGGTGAGGGCACAGGGGGCCAGGTGTGGGGCCTGCGGTGGCCGCAGACAAGGACAAGCCTGTGGGGGTGGCTGCCCCCGCCCCTTGCCGCTGGCCAGCCCTCCCGCCTCCGCACGTGTGCTCCGGCAGCACCCCTGCGGGGGGATCCCAGAGGGCTGGGACGCAGGACTGGGTCTCCAACCCCAAGCTGAGGTCCCAGTCCGAGGCCCGGAGTGGGGCGCTCAGCGGCCCGTGCGTTTCACCCCGCAGCGGCACAGCCATCATGCAGGACGGGAACACCATGCGCAACAACTACGGCTGCGACTTGGACGCGCTGGGTACGGGCGCGCGCATCGGCATGATGCGCACGGCCAAGGGTGACCTGCACTACTTCATCAACGGCCAGGACCAGGGCGCCGCCTGCTCAGGCTTGCCCCCGGGTAAAGGTGACTGCTCGGTGGCACTTGGCCTGCCAGCCTCCTGCCGGCCCCGCCCGGGCCAGCTGGCCCCTGACCCTTTCCTCCTCCACCCAGACGTGTACGCAGTGGTGGATCTCTATGGCCAGTGTGTCCAGGTGTCCATCACCAACGCCACCGGCCCCATGGACAACAGCCTGGCGACCAGCAACACCGCCACCGAGAAGTCCTTCCCCCTGCACTCCCCAGGTTCAGCTGGCGGGGAGGGCAGACGGGTGGGCTCTGCTTCCccggtgggggtggaggggggcggcCAGCAGCAGCAGACTGGGCAGGGAacaagggcagagagggagggagccagggtGGGACGCCCCCAGGAAGTAGGGAGGGGCTAGAGTGTGGACTGggcacctcccccgccccccaccctgcacccaACAATGGGACCCGTCTGCTTTGAAAACGGGTCTCCTTTCAGGGAGAGGTGTCCAAGAAGCGACAGCCAAGGGGGCCTTTAGGGCAACTTCCTGTTTCACCTGAAAGCCCTGTGCCCGGTCCTTTCTGGAGCCTGCAGCCCCCATGCTGCCCCTTCCGGGGATCCCGTCTTTCCGCAGTGGCCGGTGTGGCTCACCGCTTCCACAGCTCTTGTGGCAAGAATGTCACTCTGGAGGAGGACGGCACGAGGGCGGTGCGAGCGGCCGGCTATGCTCACGGCCTTGTCTTCAGCACCAAGGAGCTCAAGACGGAGGAGGTCTTCGAGGTGGGTGGTGGGCTTGCTGCCGCAGggccaggctgctgctgctgcctgtcACTGCACCTGTGGCAGCCCCGTGCTCTCTGTCCATCAGGTGAAGGTGGAGGAGCTGGACGAGAAGTGGGCGGGCTCCCTCCGCCTGGGGCTGACCACACTAGCGCCGGGGGagacagggcctggcacagcCGGCGGCCCGGggctgcctccctctctgcctgagcTGCGGTCAAAGACCACCTGGATGGTGACCAGCTGTGAAGTGAGGCGCGACGGGCAGCTCCAGAGGATGAACTATGGCCGGAACCTCGAGAGGCTGGGGGTGAGGCAGCCGGCTCCcggcgggggcaggggcgggggtgtcGGAGGGGGCTGTGGGCCGAGCCTCTGGGCTCATCTGCTCTGGGTCCCAGGTGGGGAGCCGTGTGGGCATCCGTCGGGGTGCCGACGACACAATGCACATCCTGGTGGACGGAGAGGACATGGGGCCTGCGGCCACTGGCATCGCTAAGGTCAGTCTGAGCTGTTTCTTGGTTTTGCGGAGCAGGCTTGAGGCCCCCCACGGGGGTCTGACTCCCCTGTCGTGTGCGTGTCCCCAGAATGTGTGGGCCGTGCTGGATCTCTACGGGCCGGTACGGAGCGTGTCTGTCGTGAGCTCCACGCGGCTGGAGGAGCCAGAGGGCACCCAGCCGCCTTCTCCCAGTTCGGACACTGGCAGCGAAGGCGAGGAGGACGGCGACGGGGAGGAGCACGGCCTGCAGGTGAGAGACCGCGGCGGGGTGTAGGGAGCCGGGAGACACCAGGGTGCTCTGGGGTTCTCTGATTCCACCCTGGTGGGCAGAGGCATAGACGCCAGCCCTGTGTAAATGCCTGTGGTGGGGTGGCTCGGGCCTGGCATGGGTGGCCCTGGCAGCGCCATCTCTCCTCTGCACCAGGGCCAGAATCAAGTGGTCGTTATGCCCATAGCCCTCGAGTTTTTGGAAAACCACGGGAAGAACATCCTCCTGTCCAATGGGAACCGGACGGCCACGCGGGTGGCCAGCTACAACCAGGGCGTTGTCGTCATCGGCCAGCCCCTAGTTCCCCAGCTGTTGGTCCAGGTGGGCTCCTCTTGCCCAGGGTCGCTGGGGACCAGCCCTCCTGGAGAAAGCCCCCCCATTTGAGGACAGAGTGGAGGCAAGCCCCCCAGAGGAGCTTCCGGGGCTTTGGTCCGAACCCCGCAGTGGGATCTGTAGAGCGATTCTCAGGAAGTCCCCCTCCCTGTGACTGGTGAGGGGAGCAGTAGTGAGGGACTGGGAGAGTCCCGAGAAAGATGCACGGCCCTGCACGTGCATGCCGGGAGGGCTTTGCCTAGGGAGGGGGCTTTTCTGCTACAGATGAAAAGATTTAGTCCGCTGAAGGCAGCCCCTGGGGACAGGCACCCTTGCCCGGGCAACAGCATCAAGGctgacacagagaaggaaaccagtGAATTTGCAGTTTGCAGTTCCTCCGGCCTCAGAAGGGACAGCACCCCTCCCTGCCCGGGGCCGCTGGGTGGCTTCTTTGCAGGGGGCCGTGACTGGGGAGTAGTAGTCACCTTGCCCCCCAGGTGCGGATAGACTCCCTGAACCGACAGTGGACATCTTCGCTAGTCCTGGGCGTCATCACGTGCCCGCCGGAGAGGCTCAACTTCCCCGCGTCAGCCTGTGGCCTCAAGCGGGCGGCCTGGCTGCTGCGAGGCCGTGGCATCTTCCACAACGGTCTCAAGGTGGCTGGGGGGTGGCAGGAGGGCCCTGGTGGGCGGGGTCACAGCTATCGGGAGTGCTGTGTGGGGAAACCCTCTAGTGGGTAAGCAAGAGCATGTCATCATCTAGACTCAGGCTTGTCAAGGCCACCTGTGTCCTTGCCGTTGGGAGCGTGGCTGTGGGGGGCCAGCGGTTGGCGGGTAGAGCCTGGGCAGGGGGTGAGCATGGAGGCAAGGCCCAGGCACCGGCAGCCGGAAGTGGAGCGGAACCTAGGGGTGGCCACCACCTGTGGTCTGAGCTCTGGGAAGACAGTAggtctccctccccgccccccagatCTGTGAGAAGTTCGGGCCCAATCTGGACACGTGTCCTGAGGGCACCATCCTGGGCCTGCGGCTGGATGGCTCTGGAGGGCTGCACCTGCACGTGAACGGGATAGACCAGGGCGTGGCTGTGCCAGACGTGCCCCAGCCCTGCCACGCGCTTGTGGACCTCTACGGGCAGTGTGAGCAGGTGAGCAGGCTGCCGGCAGGGTGGAGGCGGCGCCAGGTTGCGCAGGTGTGGGTCTCCCTCATCACGCCTCCCCTGCAGGTGACAATCGTGAGTCCCGAGCCGGGAGCTACCAGTGGGAAGAGTGCTGGTACCCAGGGAGACATGGAGAAGGCGGACATGGTGGACGGTGAGGCAGCCCCCAGATCCCCAGGTGCGTGGCCCCGCTGCCCCCGCTACCCCTGCAACCCTGCCCCCTTCCGCCCTCTCAGGCATCAAGGAGAGTGTGTGCTGGGGCCCTCTGCCCGCCACTGGCCCTCTGAAGAGCTGCGAGTACCATGCCCTTTGCTCCCGCTTCCAAGAACTGCTATTGCTTCCCGGTGAGTCCCCGGTCCCCCAGAACCCGCCGCATTCCCTGCTGCCAGGGTGGGGCCGTGCCAGGAGCCCAAGGAACCGGCGGGAGAGGAGGGGATGCTGTGTGCTGGAGACCCGGGATGGGAGCCACAGCCAActacctctccctttcctgcagAGGATTATTTCATCCCTCCTCCGAAGCGGAGCCTGTGCTACTGTGAGTCTTGCCGGAAGCTTCGAGGGGACGAGGCCCACAGGCGCCGTGGGGAGCCCCCCCGGGAGTACGCGCTGCCCTTTGGCTGGTGCAGGTTCAACCTCAGGTACTCTCAGGCCAGGATTGCGTGTCTCCCTTAGCACTCGCTCCGCCAGTGACGAGGGAGGCTCCCATGGGACAGAGGATGGTGTCCGTGAGTCAGCTGCTTGTGTCCAGTGTCCCCTGGGTCCATCCTAGGGTGAATCCGCGCTTGGAAGCTGGGACGCTGACCAAGAAGTGGCACATGGCGTATCATGGGAGCAACGTGGCAGCGGTCAGGAGGGTGCTGGACCGAGGGGAGCTGGGAGCAGGTAACCGGGGACCAGCAGAGGCAGGGCGGGCCGGGCCCAGGTCCCCAGGCATGTTCCTGACCTGGCTTCCCTACAGGCACCGCCTCCATCCTGAGCTGCCGGCCCTTGAAAGGCGAGCCCGGGGTAGGGTTTGAGGAGCCTGGGGAGAACTGCGCACCCCCACGGGAGGAGCAGCCCCCTCCGGtgctgctttccccctccctccagtaTGCTGGGGCCGAGACCCTGGCATCCAAAGTGCAGTGAGTACAGGGGGGCGGGGTCTCCACGGCTTGCCCTCTGCCTTCCCACCGGGACACTCTAGAATGGTTAGCTTTGAAGGTGACTAGCACTACGGGAGTAAAACAGTGAATGCAGTGGGCCCCCCTCAGCTGTTGGAGCACGGTCAGGGCCACCTCAGGAAGAAGCTTTGAGCAGAGGCCTAGAGAAGGGGGCCAGCGGGCGGGCGGGTGGGGAGACGGCGGCCAGAGCCCAGCCACCGGTGGCAGGCGGGTGTGACCCCGAGGCACAGTGCAGGTcacagggggaggaggaagcccgAGTTCCTCACGGCCAGCTTTCTGCTCCTTGCCCAACAGATTCCGGGACCCCAAGTCCCAGCGGACGCACCAGGCCCAGGTGGCGTTCCAGGTGTGCGTGCGCCCCGGCTCCTACACTCCCGGGCCCCCTTCGGCCGCCCTCCGAGAACCTCCCGACCCGCACTTCAGCCCCGCCGAACTCGAGTGGGTGACCAAGGAGAAGGGGGCCACGCTCCTGTATGCCCTGCTGGTGCGGGTGGAGTGAGGGCCGGCCTCTCGACAAGCACAGTGGGGCCCCGACAAGCACAGTGGGGCCCCGGCCCGCGGACTCTGAGTGCCGCTGGCCCGACTCCACACCCCGGCCCGACTTCCCGGCGGACGCGCCGGGAGCCTGGCCGCCACGCGCTGGAAGGGGAGCGCGTCTCCGCGTGCAGGGCGCACGACCCCGCGGGGCTGGGGGCCCGGCAGCGCCCCTCATGCACTGTCTTGGGGAACACGACTCCCCGGACTCCCTCCCCCGTGTCACTTAATTTATTTCCGTTTTCGTTCCTGTTACTGTGAATCCCGAGGAGCACCCCACCCCCGgaccccgcgccccgccccggaGCCGCCGCCGCTTCCCAGGCCGCCGGGCGGAGAGGGGAGGGCGGGCGCGGGGAAGGTGGGCCTCTGTACAGTTGTTACGGACGCGGAGTTCCAAGGAGCCAATAAACGCCGTCCCGGTGCGCGTGCCTCGGCCTCTCTCTCGcgccgcccctccccacccccgcgccGAGCCCTGGGTCCACCCAGCTGGGGGCGCCGGACGCACCGACGGGGTTTGGCCTCCCCCGGCACCCGTCGCGGCCGCTTCCGCCCTTCCCTGCGCCCGAGCCGCGAGGCCGCTGGCCGGCCCTGCTCCGGAAGGAGTCGGCCCGACGGCCGGAAGTGACGCGCGGCCCAAGCGCGCAGGAGCCGCGGGGAAAGCGCAGCGAAGGCGGGTAGGGAGGGGccggtggggcggggggcgggtagCGCCGAGGTCGGAGACCCCTGCCCGCCGGCGCACGCGGGACACCCGGGGTCGGCCGGGGGAGAGGGAGCGGGCGCCGGGCGCGTGATCccccggggcggcggcggcggcggcggcgggcttCCTCCTCGGCCCGCCCGGCGCGACCCTCCTGAGCGCCCGCGTCCCGGCAGGCCCCGTCCGAGGTCTGGCAGTCCGTGACAGAGCCGGGCGCCCACGGCCCGAGCGCCCCCGGCAGCACCATGCCGGCGCTCCTGGAGCGCCCCAAGCTTTCCAACGCCATGGCCCGGGCGTTGCACCGGCACATCATGATGGAGCGGGAGCGCAAGCGGCAGGGTGAGCCGAGCGGGAGGACACACGGCCCAGGGCGGCAGCGCCCCGCCGGGGCCGGCCCCAACCACGGGCGGAGCAGTGCGCTGGGGCCGCGCGGAGGAGAGATGGGACGGGACGGCCCCTCCGGTGGTGGGAGCTGAAGGCCGGGTCTGAGGTCCAGAACCCTTGGGTCGGGAAGGACCTTGGAGAGCACCGAACAaagcctccctccccttcccctcccgaCGGAAGGAGCCATTGCcgagggggcagagggggcacTGTGATAACCGCGTTTGCAGGAGCCCCGTCTCTGACGTGCCGGTACTCTAACCACCCTGTCGTCCTCCCATTCTGCCTCTTcttcagaggaggaagaagtggaCAAGATGATGGAACAGAAGATgaaggaagagcaggagagaaggaagaagaaagagatggaggAACGAATGTCACTAGAGGAGACCAAGGAACAAGTAAGCGACCCCTCAATCTGTCCCAGCTCTTTCCTCCTCTGGTCCTCCTgtctccagcctctctcccctccctccgcAGATCCTGAAGTTGCAGGAGAAGCTGTTGGCCCTACAGGAAGAAAAGCACCAGCTCTTCCTGCAGCTCAAGAAAGTTTTACATGAGGAGGAGAAACGGAGGCGAAAGGAGCAGAGGTGGGACTGgagagctaaaaataaaatcagagcagAGTGTAACTAGATCGGGTAACACCAGATCCGTGTCTAATGGCAGAAGAGGGGGCACTCGTCCTTGTCCTTGATTTTGACCTGCCCGCCTTTCACCGCAGCGACCTGACTACTCTGACGTCAGCCGCGTACCCGCAGAGCCTGACGGTTCACACAGGCACGCACCTCCTCAGCATGCAGGGTGAGGAATGAAGACCCCTGTGTTAGAACGCGCCCTCCTGGGGGTTGCAGCCACCCACTTCAGCCTCACGAAGTCCTTCTCCCTGTCTAGGGAGCCCTGGAGGACACAGCCGCCCGGGCACCCTTATGGCAGCCGACAGGGCCAAACAGATGTTCGGACCCCAAGTGCTGACAGTAAGGAGGACTGGGTGTGGCGCACACTGGTTTCCCGGCTACTTGCACGCAGACCCAGGAGCCTTCGTGCAACTTGCATCCCAGTCGTGAGCGTTGGGTGGCACTTTACCACATAGCGGACGCGGGGCACATGCAGGGCGTTCGGGGCGCTGCTCTGGGGCAGTTTCCCGCAGGAGTCAGCACTCCTCTTCCCTCCGCAGACCCGGCACTACGTGGGCTCGGCAGCAGCTTTCGCGGGGACCCCAGAGCACGGTCAGTTCCAGGGCAGCCCTGGTGGGGCTTATGGGACCGCTCAGGCCCCACCGCACTATGGACCCACACAGCCAGCGTACAGCCCCAGTCAGCAGCTCAGAGGTGAGtagtgggaagagggaggagctggCTCCCCCAGCTGCGGGAAGGAGGCCCAACAGCCAgtgcccctgcctccctcagcGCCTTCAGCGTTCCCGGCAGTGCAGTACCTGTCTCAGCCGCAGCCCCAGCCCTACGCGGTACATGGCCACTTCCAGCCCACCCAGACAG from Mustela nigripes isolate SB6536 chromosome 16, MUSNIG.SB6536, whole genome shotgun sequence includes these protein-coding regions:
- the NEURL4 gene encoding neuralized-like protein 4 isoform X4, which produces MAAGSGGSGGSGGGPGPGPGGGGGPGGSGAGPGSGGGLGSGGELHPRTGRLVSLSACGRTARRQQPGQEVNHGLVLSREPLRDGRVFTVRIDRKVNSWSGSIEIGVTALDPSVLDFPSSATGLKGGSWVVSGCSVLRDGRSVLEEYGQDLDQLGEGDRVGVERTAAGELRLWVNGRDCGVAATGLPARVWAVVDLYGKCTQITVLPPEPGFSPPTPIPAPPLEPSTPPEDSALTEQGTSGDEDFASMELSEVVGNAILSAYNGGLLNVNLSSPPAGEGLGSGGAATSPVLTSNDALLFHEKCGTLIKLSNNNKTAERRRPLDEFNNGVVMTNRPLRDNEMFEIRIDKLVDKWSGSIEIGVTTHNPNNLEYPATMTNLQSGTIMMSGCGILTNGKGTRREYCEFSLDELQEGDHIGLTRKSNSALHFFINGIDQGVATPLTPPVVYGVVDLYGMAVKVTIVHNNNHSDRLRRNNAILRALSPEGALRRAAPTAQAEPERLLFHPNCGQKAAITHEGRTALRPHATDDFNHGVVLSSRALRDGEVFQVRIDKMVDKWAGSIEIGVTTHNPAYLQLPSTMTNLRSGTWMMTGNGVMHNGTTILDEYGHNLDRLKAGDTVGVVRREDGTLHFFVNGMTQGPAAWNVPPGVYAVVDLYGQAAQATIVDDVEVPPVPEPLPEGNNQVSPSSPSSGAGGSDLRFHQLHGSNAVITNGGRTALRHNCRSEFNDAIVISNRALRDGELFEIVIQKMVDRWSGSIEAGVTAIRPEDLEFPNTMTDIDYDTWMLSGTAIMQDGNTMRNNYGCDLDALGTGARIGMMRTAKGDLHYFINGQDQGAACSGLPPDVYAVVDLYGQCVQVSITNATGPMDNSLATSNTATEKSFPLHSPVAGVAHRFHSSCGKNVTLEEDGTRAVRAAGYAHGLVFSTKELKTEEVFEVKVEELDEKWAGSLRLGLTTLAPGETGPGTAGGPGLPPSLPELRSKTTWMVTSCEVRRDGQLQRMNYGRNLERLGVGSRVGIRRGADDTMHILVDGEDMGPAATGIAKNVWAVLDLYGPVRSVSVVSSTRLEEPEGTQPPSPSSDTGSEGEEDGDGEEHGLQGQNQVVVMPIALEFLENHGKNILLSNGNRTATRVASYNQGVVVIGQPLVPQLLVQVRIDSLNRQWTSSLVLGVITCPPERLNFPASACGLKRAAWLLRGRGIFHNGLKICEKFGPNLDTCPEGTILGLRLDGSGGLHLHVNGIDQGVAVPDVPQPCHALVDLYGQCEQVTIVSPEPGATSGKSAGTQGDMEKADMVDGIKESVCWGPLPATGPLKSCEYHALCSRFQELLLLPEDYFIPPPKRSLCYCESCRKLRGDEAHRRRGEPPREYALPFGWCRFNLRVNPRLEAGTLTKKWHMAYHGSNVAAVRRVLDRGELGAGTASILSCRPLKGEPGVGFEEPGENCAPPREEQPPPVLLSPSLQYAGAETLASKVQFRDPKSQRTHQAQVAFQVCVRPGSYTPGPPSAALREPPDPHFSPAELEWVTKEKGATLLYALLVRVE